In Isoptericola jiangsuensis, the following proteins share a genomic window:
- a CDS encoding M15 family metallopeptidase, translating into MTVDDNDAPDELGVTAPSGPAVTPVRDHHPVRRTLVAGGLTIALACGFMSLSAAAVPWSSFGTHPDFTEPLPVDGTPDVPVVGSAAASGPSTVAQVLDAVERAEAAAADAGRSQAPDVRQAAAELGLLLVTYVSQQDALVEPRVGLPTVRADVAGPSGTAAGAGVPGADDAAPEATDPTGPSPLRPPAEADPGATGTLDGLGTLDGTGTTGGAGTQDVPDLDVPPLGPPPGTGAGSEDDATDTFSAASTISRVVQPDLGGGSSSLTDSLADDLAAGPDAGPPTGTADAADGTAAPGVATDGPADDESSGHEHTEEAVTFDDVVIAATNLTTLLDPATASYVLDLRPAVTQLPDGTFVNDEGLPVTADGLPIGLAAPGLADALQSVVSRYAGTTAGYANGRIPASVLCQVPWATWHLLRCDAAVQLEALNTAYRAEFGTDIPITDSYRSYDAQVAVRAAKPTLAAVPGTSNHGWGLALDLSTPISSGTSAEYAWLRVHGPDYGWDNPTWARPDGRKPEPWHFEFFAAGPAPDRAPADYGSGWTAGGGGTGTTGGTTPTVRPAGDDRDEDADKDAGGKGKGKDDAGTKGDGGKQPTAQATPTPTPKPTATPKPTPEPTPKPTPSVTPTPSPSPSTKPSPSPSPSATPTPSPSPSTDPTPAPSPSPSTDPSPSTSPDPEPTPSPSDTGDPDDGTGSTGDVTAGTTAGRSESDGDDVEDGTGEGE; encoded by the coding sequence GTGACGGTCGACGACAACGACGCTCCGGACGAGCTCGGCGTCACCGCGCCGTCCGGCCCGGCCGTGACGCCCGTCCGCGACCACCACCCCGTGCGGCGCACCCTCGTCGCCGGTGGTCTGACGATCGCCCTGGCCTGCGGTTTCATGTCGCTGTCCGCGGCGGCGGTGCCGTGGAGCTCGTTCGGCACCCACCCCGACTTCACCGAGCCGCTGCCCGTCGACGGGACGCCGGACGTGCCCGTCGTGGGGTCCGCGGCCGCGTCGGGGCCGAGCACCGTCGCGCAGGTCCTCGACGCCGTCGAGCGGGCCGAGGCCGCCGCGGCCGACGCGGGCCGGTCCCAGGCGCCCGACGTCCGGCAGGCCGCGGCCGAGCTGGGTCTGCTGCTGGTCACGTACGTGTCCCAGCAGGACGCGCTGGTCGAGCCGCGGGTCGGCCTCCCGACGGTGCGTGCCGACGTCGCCGGTCCGTCGGGGACCGCCGCCGGTGCGGGCGTCCCGGGAGCCGACGACGCCGCGCCCGAGGCCACCGACCCGACCGGGCCGTCCCCGCTGCGCCCGCCGGCGGAGGCCGATCCCGGCGCGACCGGGACCCTCGACGGCCTCGGCACCCTGGACGGCACCGGGACGACGGGCGGCGCCGGGACGCAGGACGTGCCCGACCTCGACGTGCCGCCGCTGGGGCCGCCGCCCGGCACGGGCGCGGGCTCCGAGGACGACGCCACGGACACCTTCAGCGCGGCCTCGACGATCTCGCGCGTGGTCCAGCCGGACCTCGGTGGTGGGTCGTCGTCGCTCACGGACTCCCTGGCCGACGACCTCGCGGCCGGCCCCGACGCCGGTCCGCCGACCGGCACGGCGGACGCCGCGGACGGGACCGCCGCGCCGGGCGTCGCGACCGACGGCCCCGCCGACGACGAGTCCTCCGGCCACGAGCACACGGAGGAGGCGGTGACGTTCGACGACGTCGTCATCGCCGCGACGAACCTCACGACGCTCCTCGACCCCGCCACCGCGTCGTACGTGCTGGACCTGCGACCCGCGGTGACGCAGCTGCCGGACGGGACGTTCGTCAACGACGAGGGGCTCCCGGTGACGGCGGACGGCCTCCCGATCGGGCTCGCCGCCCCGGGTCTCGCGGACGCGCTGCAGTCGGTGGTGAGCCGCTACGCGGGGACGACGGCGGGGTACGCGAACGGTCGCATCCCGGCGTCGGTGCTGTGCCAGGTCCCCTGGGCGACGTGGCACCTGCTGCGCTGCGACGCGGCGGTGCAGCTGGAGGCGCTGAACACGGCCTACCGGGCCGAGTTCGGCACGGACATCCCCATCACGGACTCGTACCGCTCGTACGACGCGCAGGTCGCGGTGCGGGCGGCGAAGCCGACGCTCGCTGCGGTGCCGGGCACGTCGAACCACGGCTGGGGCCTCGCCCTCGACCTGTCGACCCCGATCTCGAGCGGGACGTCCGCCGAGTACGCGTGGCTGCGCGTGCACGGCCCGGACTACGGCTGGGACAACCCCACCTGGGCACGCCCGGACGGGCGCAAGCCGGAGCCGTGGCACTTCGAGTTCTTCGCGGCCGGTCCCGCTCCGGACCGCGCCCCGGCCGACTACGGGTCGGGCTGGACCGCCGGTGGCGGCGGCACCGGCACGACCGGCGGCACGACGCCCACGGTGCGGCCCGCCGGCGACGACCGGGACGAGGACGCCGACAAGGACGCGGGCGGCAAGGGCAAGGGCAAGGACGACGCCGGGACGAAGGGTGACGGCGGCAAGCAGCCGACGGCCCAGGCCACCCCGACGCCGACTCCGAAGCCGACGGCGACGCCGAAGCCCACCCCCGAGCCGACGCCGAAGCCGACCCCGTCGGTCACGCCGACGCCGTCGCCGAGCCCGTCGACGAAGCCCAGCCCGTCGCCGTCGCCCTCCGCCACCCCGACGCCCAGCCCGTCGCCGAGCACCGACCCGACGCCCGCGCCGAGCCCGTCACCGAGCACCGACCCGTCGCCGTCCACGTCCCCCGACCCGGAGCCCA
- a CDS encoding carboxyltransferase domain-containing protein has protein sequence MRILAAGDDAVLVECASAAEAVSLHRSLTDRPVPGVGPTVPGARTLLVHHDPARHDRAALAALLAARRAADDAAARAAPGRVLEVPVVYDGEDLGDVAALLGTSVDEVVRRHAAATWTVAFMGFAPGFAYLTGSDPRLVVPRRDTPRTRVPAGSVALAGAYGGVYPREGPGGWQLVGWTGFPLWDLDREPPVAWAPGDQVRFRPVREVAVGPRSAPAPRGGAGRSADEGAGGTSGGMSRGTSGGGAAVEVVDPGVQALVQDAGRPGLADLGVGAAGAADPRSLRAAIRAVGGRPDDAALESHGGLRLRARGRVVVAVAGAAAPVKVRSADGEPRAVAPGRAVLLRDGDELAVGAVARGLSLHVAVRGGVAVPPVLGSRSTDLLGGIGPAPLVAGTVLPVGAAAGDAVALGDVGAPLTGDLPAPGDVVQLPVTLGPRDDWFTADALRLLLAQEWEVTALADRVGTRLHGAVPLERRPEAQGRELASEGVVTGGVQVPPSGQPVLFGPDHPLTGGYPVVAVVTSVGRRLLGQLPTGARLRFVAADRDQSVEEPADVDTRSRQDL, from the coding sequence ATGCGGATCCTCGCCGCGGGCGACGACGCCGTCCTCGTCGAGTGCGCGTCCGCCGCCGAGGCGGTGTCGCTCCACCGGTCGCTGACGGACCGGCCCGTGCCCGGCGTTGGACCGACGGTCCCCGGCGCACGCACCCTGCTCGTCCACCACGACCCCGCCCGGCACGACCGCGCCGCGCTCGCGGCGCTGCTCGCCGCCCGTCGCGCCGCCGACGACGCCGCTGCCAGGGCCGCCCCCGGGCGGGTCCTGGAGGTGCCGGTGGTGTACGACGGCGAGGACCTGGGCGACGTGGCGGCGCTGCTGGGGACGTCGGTGGACGAGGTGGTGCGGCGGCACGCGGCGGCGACGTGGACGGTCGCGTTCATGGGGTTCGCGCCCGGGTTCGCGTACCTCACGGGGTCGGACCCGAGGCTGGTGGTGCCGCGCCGGGACACGCCGCGCACCCGGGTGCCGGCGGGGTCGGTGGCGCTGGCGGGCGCGTACGGCGGTGTCTACCCGCGCGAGGGGCCGGGCGGCTGGCAGCTCGTGGGGTGGACGGGGTTCCCGCTGTGGGACCTGGACAGGGAGCCGCCGGTGGCGTGGGCGCCGGGCGACCAGGTGCGGTTCCGGCCGGTGCGGGAGGTCGCGGTCGGGCCGCGGTCCGCTCCGGCACCGCGGGGCGGGGCGGGGCGGTCGGCGGACGAGGGGGCGGGCGGCACGTCGGGCGGCATGTCGCGCGGCACGTCGGGCGGCGGCGCCGCGGTCGAGGTCGTGGACCCGGGCGTGCAGGCGCTCGTGCAGGACGCCGGTCGCCCCGGGCTGGCGGACCTGGGCGTGGGGGCGGCCGGCGCGGCCGACCCCCGCAGCCTGCGGGCCGCGATCCGGGCCGTGGGCGGGCGCCCCGACGACGCGGCGCTGGAGTCCCACGGCGGTCTGCGGCTGCGGGCGCGTGGTCGCGTGGTGGTGGCGGTGGCCGGGGCGGCGGCGCCGGTGAAGGTCAGGTCGGCGGACGGGGAGCCCCGCGCGGTGGCCCCCGGGCGGGCCGTGCTCCTGCGCGACGGGGACGAGCTCGCGGTGGGGGCCGTCGCGCGGGGGCTGTCGCTGCACGTGGCCGTGCGGGGCGGCGTCGCGGTGCCGCCCGTCCTCGGGTCGCGGTCCACGGACCTGCTGGGCGGCATCGGGCCCGCACCGCTGGTGGCGGGCACGGTGCTGCCGGTGGGCGCGGCGGCGGGCGACGCCGTGGCCCTCGGCGACGTGGGCGCTCCCCTGACGGGCGACCTGCCCGCGCCGGGCGACGTCGTCCAGCTGCCCGTGACGCTCGGTCCGCGGGACGACTGGTTCACGGCCGACGCGCTGCGGCTGCTGCTCGCCCAGGAGTGGGAGGTGACGGCACTGGCGGACCGGGTGGGCACGCGGCTCCACGGCGCCGTCCCGCTCGAGCGGCGCCCGGAGGCGCAGGGGCGCGAGCTGGCCAGCGAGGGCGTCGTCACCGGCGGGGTCCAGGTCCCGCCGAGCGGGCAGCCCGTGCTGTTCGGGCCGGACCACCCCCTGACCGGCGGGTACCCGGTCGTCGCGGTGGTCACGTCCGTGGGCCGCCGGCTGCTGGGCCAGCTCCCCACGGGGGCGCGGCTGCGGTTCGTCGCGGCCGACCGTGACCAGAGTGTGGAGGAGCCGGCGGACGTGGACACACGATCTCGACAGGATCTGTGA
- a CDS encoding LamB/YcsF family protein: protein MDRRPADTPARIDLNSDLGEGLGPWRLGDDERLLDVVTSANVACGFHAGDPATMHRTVRAAVERGVTLGAHVAYRDLVGFGRRRMDVPSEELRADVVYQLGALQAVAAAEGGRVAYVKPHGALYNTAAVDPRVAADVAAAVAAVDPSLVLLGLPGSVALDAAADAGLPVATEAFADRGYTPEGRLVPRGEPGAVLHDPEEVAHRMLRLATDGVVEAVDGTVVRVRADSVCVHGDTPGAVRMAVRVRAVLTSAGVDLRPFVDA, encoded by the coding sequence ATGGACCGGCGACCTGCGGACACGCCCGCCCGCATCGACCTCAACAGCGACCTGGGCGAGGGGCTCGGGCCCTGGCGGCTCGGCGACGACGAGCGCCTGCTCGACGTCGTCACGAGCGCCAACGTCGCCTGCGGCTTCCACGCCGGCGACCCGGCGACGATGCACCGCACCGTGCGGGCCGCCGTCGAGCGCGGCGTCACCCTCGGTGCGCACGTCGCCTACCGGGACCTCGTCGGGTTCGGCCGGCGACGGATGGACGTCCCGAGCGAGGAGCTGCGGGCCGACGTCGTCTACCAGCTGGGGGCCCTCCAGGCCGTCGCCGCGGCCGAGGGCGGCCGGGTCGCCTACGTCAAGCCCCACGGCGCCCTCTACAACACCGCGGCCGTGGACCCCCGCGTCGCGGCCGACGTCGCGGCGGCCGTCGCCGCCGTCGACCCGTCGCTCGTGCTGCTGGGCCTGCCGGGCAGCGTCGCCCTGGACGCCGCGGCGGACGCGGGCCTGCCGGTGGCGACCGAGGCGTTCGCCGACCGCGGGTACACGCCCGAGGGCCGCCTCGTGCCCCGGGGTGAGCCCGGCGCCGTGCTGCACGACCCCGAGGAGGTCGCCCACCGCATGCTGCGGCTCGCCACCGACGGCGTCGTCGAGGCCGTCGACGGCACGGTCGTGAGGGTCCGCGCCGACTCCGTGTGCGTCCACGGCGACACCCCCGGCGCCGTGCGGATGGCCGTGCGGGTGCGCGCCGTCCTCACCTCCGCGGGCGTCGACCTGCGCCCCTTCGTGGACGCCTGA